The Bacteroidia bacterium genomic interval GGATAGTTATAAAGAAACCTATAAGTAAGGAATTGCTTAAGAAGCTCATCGGTGATTCTGGCAATGAATAAATCCTATGGAAGTATTATCGAATACAAAGGAGAAGGTTCCGATAAAGAAGATTGAAATGCTCCCTTTTGAAGGAGATAGAATAAGCCTGAAATCTTGCATTAGGATTAATGAATAGTAATAGGAAGCTTTGACATACCAGGAAAAAAGGAAGCAGAATAAGAAGAAAGGATAGGAGTTAAAGCTGACTTTCTTCCTGAAAAGGGGAGGAGCAGTAAGAGCACAAGCAGAAGGAATAGCCAGAATATTGAAAAGAAAAATTTAACGGGAACACCCTAATAGGAAGATATTCTCAATAGGAAGATCTTGTGAAGCCAGAGTTAAACTTCTCTCTGCCTATAGTTCATTCCAGATATATCGTAGATACCGGCAAAGTCAATAGATAAATCTTCCCTATAATTCTAGCTCAAATTATTCATCCTCGACTTGTTGAAAGCTAGAGTCTGAGTAGCACGAATCCTCACATATAATCCTCCGGCTAACTTCCTCCAGATATAAAAAATCAGGGCTTCCAAAGGTCTAGAGGTATAGGTTTTTATAGTAGGTAGAATGAATCCAAAACACTGAATTGCTCAGGATGCTTCGGGCGGGATTATTCTCGACTAATCGTTTCATGGTGAAATCGAAAGCTTCAGGAAAAGGTATTTAGTGAAATTAAATCCGGACAGAAATGGGACAAATAAAGATGCATTGCAATAGCGGGATAAAAGAGAAGTCTGCTATCGAACGAATATCTAAAGATGTTTACCCTAGCACCCTAGCACCCTAGCACACTTTATTGTCCCTCTCCTTCCCCTTTCAAAAAAAGCTCGTAATTTTGTGCTCCAATATTTTACAGTATAAACCAAGGAATAGATGTTTCCTGAATATGATGTAGTAGTAGTCGGCGCTGGACATGCCGGATGTGAAGCCGCAGCCGCGGCAGCGAATATGGGAATGCGGGTAATGCTTGCTACCATGAATATGAATACCATCGCACAGATGTCCTGCAATCCTGCAATGGGTGGAGTAGCCAAAGGTCAACTGGTTCGAGAGATTGATGCACTCGGAGGATACTCCGGCATCGTTACGGATAAGACCATGATCCAGTTCCGCATGCTCAACCGATCCAAGGGACCAGCCATGTGGAGTCCCCGTGCCCAAAGCGATCGCATGAGGTTTGCTGAAGATTGGAGATTACATCTGGAACAAATTCCGAATGTAGACTTCTGGCAGGAAATGATCACCAGTCTGGTCGTCAAAGAAAAAAGGGTAGTGGGAGTAAGGACTCAATTGGGCTTGGATATCCCGGCGAAGACAGTAGTGCTTACAAATGGAACTTTCCTCAATGGTCTCATACATATTGGTGAGAGGCAGTTTGGAGGCGGTAGAAGCGCAGAGAGAGCCGCAGTCGGGCTGACAGCTCAGTTAGAGGAGATCGGCTTTGAGAGCGGCCGTATGAAGACCGGAACTCCGCCAAGGATCGATGGAAGGTCTATTGACTGGGAGAAAACAGAAGAACAGCCAGGCGATGAAATCCCAGGGAAGTTCTCTTTCACCGATACAGAAGCACTCAAAGAACAAAGACCCTGTCATATCACCTATACAAATCCTGAAACTCATGAGCTTTTGAAAGAAGGATTTGACAGATCTCCCATGTTCAATGGGAGAATTCGTGGTTTAGGCCCTCGCTATTGTCCCTCTATCGAAGATAAGATTGATCGTTTTGCTGATAGAGACAGACATCAACTCTTCCTGGAGCCGGAAGGATGGAATACCATCGAGGTATATGTCAATGGATTTTCTTCCTCTCTGCCTGAGGATGTACAATACAAAGCCCTTCGTTCTGTGCCCGGTCTGGAAAATGCGCGTATGTTCCGTCCAGGATATGCAGTAGAATATGATTTCTTTCCTCCGACTCAGCTCAATCTGAGTCTGGAAACCCAATTGGTTGAAAATCTTTTCTTCGCTGGCCAAATCAATGGTACTACTGGATACGAGGAAGCCGCAAGTCAGGGCCTTATGGCTGGAATCAATGCAGCCCGAAAAGTTCAGGAAGAGGATCCTCTCATTCTGCAAAGAGATGAAGCCTACATCGGTGTACTCATCGATGACCTGGTCAACAAAGGGACCAAAGAGCCTTATCGAATGTTTACTTCAAGAGCCGAGTTCAGAACTTTGCTCCGTCAGGACAATGCGGACCTCAGGTTGACAGAAATTGGTCATAAAATTGGATTGGCGAGTGAAGAGCGATACGAAAGGATGATTGAGAAGAGAGAATCAGTCAAAGAATTGAGAAGTACGATCGAAAAGACCTCTGTTTCTCCAGATGAACTCAAACCTTATCTCGAATCCATCCCATCTTCTCCTCTCAAGCAAAAAGTCAAGGCTATTAAGGTCTTGACACGTCCGGGAGTGAAAATTGAAGGATTGATTGCCGCTAGTTCTGATCTTCAGGAAAAAATACAGACTGAAAATTCCGATATATTGGAACAAGTAGAGATTCAGGTGAAATATGAGGGCTATATTCACAAAGAACAGGAGCTTGCGAAGAAAATGATGAGGTTAGACAAAATTACAATCCCTGATAATTTCGATTATTCGAAAATTCAGAGTTTGTCATCAGAATCTCGGGAAAAATTAGCTGCGCAGCGCCCGCAAAACCTGGGACAAGCCTCTCGGATCAGTGGAGTTTCGCCGGCAGATGTTTCGGTACTCATGGTTTTCATGTCTCGCTAAAAAAGTCACCCTGAGAATCGCATAAAAAATGCTTTCCCGGGTATTGATACAGTAGCTTTTATTCTCAGCAAATAGGAGTTTCGTTTTTAGTCAACCTTTAGTGATTAAAATATTGATAATCAGTAGATTAATAAACATACCATAGAGTATGTTTTTGCTGATTTTAAATGGATTCTCCTGCAAGAAAACAGGCTGAAAATTACCTTGAATTTCAAATGACAAATCTCGTAAATTGCAAGGCCATAAAAATTTTCGCAATATGTCAAATTCACTTTCTCAGAGCCGTATTTCTTATTCAACTTGTCCGATATGTGAGTCAGCCGAAATATCGGAAGTCCTGAAGGCCAAAGATTACACGGTATCGAAGGAAAACTTTTCTATTTGGCATTGCAACAATTGCCAGGCGAGATTTACCCAGGAAATTCCCGACCAAAATACCATCGGTCCCTACTATCAATCTGAAGAGTACATTTCTCATTCCAATACTGACAAAGGACTGATCAATACCCTCTATCAGTGGGTAAGAAATTATACTTTGGTGAAAAAGCGGAAACTCATTAGTCGGCTTTCTAAAAAATCGAATGGCAATATTCTAGACATTGGTTGTGGAACAGGAGAATTTTTAGGCGCAATGAAAGATGCGGGTTGGAAGGTGCAGGGATTGGAGCCTGATCCTGGAGCCCGGGAACAAGCTCAAAAAAATCAGGGAATTTCGGTTTCTCCTTCTGAAGACTTATTCAATTTGGAAGATAGGACTTATGATGTAATCACCATGTGGCATGTACTCGAGCATGTTCATCAGCTGCATGAGTATTTCGAAAAAATCAGATCTCTTCTAAAACCGGGAGGTCTGCTTATCATAGCTGTTCCCAATTTTAAATCCTTGGATGCTAAAGTATATGGGGAACATTGGGCGGCTTATGATGTTCCTCGGCACCTATACCATTTCAGTGCCCAGTCGATGAAGGAATTATTCAAATTTCATCAAATCGAGTTTCAGCAAATCAAGGCTATGCCTTTCGATGCATTTTATGTGAGTTTGCTGAGTGAGAAGTATAGACATGGAAATGTCCGTTTGGTTTCGGCAGGGATTACAGGACTTCGCTCCTTTCTCAAATCTTCCTTCCAAACAGATAGCTGTAGCTCTATTTTGTATGTAGGCCAGAAGGCAAATGAATAATACTCAAACAATTCGTTTCATCCCGATCTCTGTCGAGAAACCTAATTCCTCCGGCTACCTTCTTTTCATTTCAGTACAAAAAAATATCAAAGCAAAGCCCGCTTTACCCTTTCCCCAATTCCTTCCAATCGATCCAGGCTTTCATTTGAAAAAACAAAGCGAACATATTTATTCGCACGTTCTGATCCCCAATTGATCATAGGAGTAGCAGCAATCTTCCCTATTTCCAATAGTCGTTTCGAAGCTTCAGTACTTTCCATTCCCAAAACTGATACATCCAAAAATAGGGACCATCCACCCTGTGGTTTGATTAAGCGAAAATCTTTCAACTCCTCAAGAATCAAATCTCTTCGCTTTTGCAATTCTTCATTCATTTCCTGGATTCCATCTTGCTCATCTTCCATTGCAACCGCAACTGCTCCCATCGCAATTCCCGTTTGGCAAACCACATTGGAAATACTCACTCGGGCAACATCTGCCATAATTTCCTCCGGCCCCACAATCCAACCCACACGCCATCCAATCATCCGATATTCTTTCGAAGCAGCACCCACGGTAATGGTTTTTTCCCTCATTCCCTCAAATGAAGCCGGATGAATGACCGATAAGTCATCGAAAAGAATTCGCTCCATGGCAGAATCATAAATCAGCCAGCAATCTGCCTTTTTTACAAAATCTGTAATAGCTTTCCATTCTCCCAGCTTTAAAACTGCACCACTCGGCATAGAAGGACTCATGATGAGTGCCGCCCGAATATTTTCTGTTGAAATTTCTTCTAATTCTGCTGTATTCAGGCGCCATCCCTCCTCATTCGCAATTAGCGAAACAAAAACAGGTACTCCTCCTGCCAATCTTACCCTATTGATCAAACCAACATAAGTTGGGTCTGTCATCAATACTCTATCACTCGTTTCAAGCGTAGCAAGTAATACATTCAAAATTCCCGAAAGACCTCCAGCGGAAATAAGACACTCAGTTTTCCAATTGTAAGAATTGCCGGAAGTCTCAGAAACCAATCTTGCTGCAGATTTTCTTATGCTATCCAATCCGAAAAATGGCAAATAGCTATTTGCATCATCATCCATGATGGCTTCTTTGCTGTAGGCGAGGGCAGAAGCGGGTGGGCGAATATCGGTATCCAGATTTTCCAAACGGAGAACTTCAGGATCAGAGAGACTATCGGCGAGATCTCCCATTTGTTCAACTCCAATTTTACTGATATGAGTTAATCTTGAAACGGACATACAAATTGACGGTTAGAAATGAGCTAAATGATTGCTGAACTTAGGCTTGAATGAAAATAATAATTTTTATTTCCCGGAACTCATAGCTGGAACGTTCTTCGCTTTTCCTTGATTTCCGAAAAGGGGGGAATAGAAAGTGAAATTGATGATTTAGCATATGAATATGTAATACTAATACTCTCCCTAAGCACTAGCTTTTGAATTTTGGTGGCAGGGAAGGGATTTATAAGCTGGTATAAAAACTTGCCCGTTTTTTTGAGGCTGTTTTCTGTAAAAAGGCTTCCCCGGGACTATTATTAGCTCTAGAAAAGTTTAAAGATTAAATTCTGGATAAAATTTCATTTTCCTCTAACAGATTCACTTCATCTCCGTTCAACAAGAGAGAATCTAATAGGGAAATATGAACGAAAATTATTCTCTCCCGGCTCAGACCCGGATAGGACATGTGCACTTGAAAGTAGCTGATCTGGATAGGTCGATGGATTTTTATTGCGGCTTATTGGGCTTTGAGTTGATGGCAAAATATGGAACACAAGCTGCTTTTATTTCTGCAGGGGGATACCATCACCATATCGGCCTAAATACCTGGTTTAGTAAAGATGCTCCTCCCAATCCCAAAAAATCTGTCGGACTTTTTCATACGGCTATCCTTTATCCTACACGAAAAGACTTAGCGGAGATTTTCCTAAGACTCAATGAGCATAAATATCCATTTTCAGGTGCATCAGACCATGGAGTATCTGAAGCGCTCTATTTGGATGATCCGGATGGAAATGGGGTAGAACTTTATTGGGATAAACCTAAAGATCAATGGCCACTCAATTCCGACGGCTCTATACAGATGTACACCAAGGCCCTGAATTTGCAGAGTTTACTTTCTGAATTGAAAATATGAGCTTTTACGATGATTTATTAGCACTTTGTATATAGACAAAGCCCAAAATCATGAATCGTCGAAATTTTCTTCAAAAAACTGCTATAACTACTACTTGCCTAAGTCTTGCTAATCTTTCCTGGATAGGAGAGGAGGAAAAAATCCGATTTGGGATAGTGGCCGATGCGCATCAGGATCTCATGCCTGATGTAGAACAAAGAATGGAGCTCTTCATAGAATCTTCTTCTAATGCGAATAGCGATTTCATCCTTCAGCTCGGAGATTTCTGCCATCCCATAGAGAAAAATCGGAATTTCATGAAGATATGGCGTTCGTATGAAAAGCCTTCTTATCATGTCCTGGGAAATCATGATATGGATTTGGCTTCGAAAGCAAAAACCCTGGATTTTTGGGAGATGCCGGCTCGCTATTATTCATTTGAACAGGGAGCCTTCCATTTTATCGTGCTAGATGGCAATCTTATCAATCAGGATGGAAAATACTCAGATTATGATACCGCCAATTTTTACATAGATAGCGGATTGCGAACCTGGATGGATCCTGAGCAATTGGAATGGTTGAAAGATGACCTTCGGAAAACGGATAAGCCTACCATTGTCTTTTCTCACCAAAGTCTGGTCAACGATCTTTGGGGAATCAAGAATAGAAGCATAGTTCAACAAATTTTTGAGGAAGAAAATGAGCGTTTTGGCAAACAGAAGGTCCTGGCCTGTTTCAATGGACATAATCACATCGACTACCTTCGAAAATTAAATGGCATTTACTATATCGACATCAATAGCCTCAGTTATCAATGGTTGGGGCAAAAATATTTGTGTAAAACTCGCTATTCGCAAGAAGTATATGATGCCTATCCCCTTATGGATAGAATGGCTCCATATCAGGATCCCATTTTTGGTTTGATAGAAATAGATGCTGAAAATATCCGGATAAAAGGCAGGATGGGGAAATATATTGGGCCTAGTCCTCAATCTCTTGGATTAGATGATGAAATCTATGGATTTCCCTTTACGCCTCATTTGTCATCAAGGGAATTGAAAAGGAAATGACCGGAATCTAAAACTCCCCTCAAAACAGGCCCTGAGAATCTGATAACTGATACATAGGCCAGCAGCCAGATATTCGTTTAATTCTCAGTCCCCATTTTCGCTGATTTTCGAGTAAAATAGATAATAATCATCCTCAATGAGGATAAAACCGCTTTAAATGCTGCGTATAGGCATGTATTTATAGAAAACTCAATTTCTCCGAAACTCAATTTCTTCCTCTTTCCCCCAATTCTCCTCCAATAAATCTTGAGTCTGTCCTTTGAGGTATTTGTTGAAAAAGGCGAGTAGATATCGATTGCTGATTTCTGTAATCTCCTTCGCATCTCTTGAACCCAATTGGCCAAGCTGTAAAAATCCATGATCCCGAAAATTGGAATGCATGCTTCCGTCTATGCGAATTCTGTATACCTCCGTTTTCGATAGCTTCATCAGCTGATCTTCGTATTTGGTCTGCATTTGCTCTCTTTCTTCAAATGTCTCTTTTCCAATGCCCGCTATCAGGAGTTCCTTCCAGCTAACTTCCTTTCGATCTGATTGGACATACATAAAAGGAGTTTGAAAATGCGTATTAGCAGGTAATTCCATCCAATCCCATCCATCCAAATTTACACCTGCTCTTATCTCCGGATAATTCGTACACAATTCTCCTACAGCTGCACCTCCTATGGACCATCCAAAAAGGCCTATATTTTCAAAATCAATTCGATTGTAAAAAGAAAGACTAGAATCCTGACTCATTTTCCTGACTTTTTCCAGGCTGGTAAGCATATCCTGAAGTCGAACTCCCAAAGAAATCTTTCTCATAAATTCCTCTTTCTTCAAATCTGAAAAGTCTGTATCAAAATCAAAAGCTTTAATCTTTCGGCCATCTGGAAATTGAGTATCAACTAGAAAAGTATGATCTATAGCCAATACGAAATAGCCATGACTTACCAATTCTTCAATTTGCTGGGTATTTGAGAATCTGTTTCCTCCAGCCCCGGAAGAGTAAATGATCAAAGGAAATTTCTCTTCATTATCGACCATGGATTCATTTTCGATTGATTGCGTCTTTAGCCTTTTGGAGTTGGGATAAAAAGAGGAAATCAATCTGCTCTGCTTTTTTATAGGAAAGGAAAATTGCAGCATCAATTCCCGAAAATCGGACTCCTTTGTTGTAAGAATCTCTTTTCTATCTGAATCTATGAAATGAAAGGGGCTAGTTCCGACAGCATAAGAGCCAGAGGGTCCTGGAAATTGTTCCTTAACAGGAAAATCATTCAAAACTCCAATCATTCCTGCTAGCAAAAAAGGAATAATCAACATATTCCAATTCTTTCTATCAGTATCAGGCGCATACCATTGAGTATGAAAAATTCCCAAGAGAATGAAACTGATCATGGCTAGTGCCAAAAATTCTTTTCCATTTAAGAAAGCAATAGGGGAGAATGGCAAAAAGTGAAGAATAGCAGCTGCCAATACTGAAAACAATCCATATCCTGCCAAAAAAGGAGCTGCTAAAGTTCGGAAACTTTGCTTTTCTCTAAATGCAGACCATAAAGCAAATAGACAAAAGTATAGGGTAGTGGAAATAAGATATAGCTTTTGATGATCCCAGGGCATTAGGAAAATAAAGATCATCAGGAAGATCCAAATGGCAAGTATGCCCAGATATGACCGAATAATATTAGCCATGTGTTTCCATAATGGATTGGATTCAAAAAGCTACAGGAAAATAGCAAAAGCGATGAAGAATAAGTATCATCGTAGCAAAATGAGCATTCCATGAAAATAGGAATCTTCACAGACATACACGCTAATCTGCCCGCTTTAGAAAAATCTCTTCAATTTTTTGAGAAGGAAGGATGTGACCAAATCATCCATATCGGAGATATGATCGGCATTGGGCCCTATCCAAAAGAATGTCTAGAACTAGCCTTTACTTATCCTAACCTGGAGTGCGTCATGGGAAATCATGATTATTACTTTGCGCATGGATTGCCGGATAAAAATTGGATGAGCGAGGAAGAAATCGCCCATCAAAACTGGACGCATGATCAACTCAAGGATGAGTTAAAAGAAGAAGTGGCTAAATGGCCATTTCAGATTGATATCCAGCTAAAGGATGATTACAAAATTTCATTTCTTCATTATGCGCTAAAGGAAAATGGGTGGGATTTTAAGAGCATAGCAAAAGATCCTGATGAAAAGTCAATGGACGAAGTCTTTGCCGAGGTAGATGCGAATCTCATTTTGTTTGGTCATCACCATATCTATCACTATTTCAAAACTCAAAAGGAGTATTTCAATCCTGGATCAGCAGGCTGTTGGAATAAACCCATTGCAAGGCTTGCCATACTTCAGTTGAAAGAGGGAGAACTAGATCTAAAACGAGTTTTTTCTCCTTACAAAGATGGAGATTTGATGAAGGCATTTGATGATAGAAAGGTTCCAAGTCGAGATTTTATCAGAAAGGTTTTTATAAATAGATAAAGCATGAAATTTCTATATATTTTATTTTTTTCTATAATTTTTGTTTCCTGTAAGTCTCCTGAAAAAGAAACTATGAAAAATCGAGACTATTTCATGCCTGCAGAATATGAAGAACATGAAGCTGTTTGGCTGGGCTGGCAGGAGTTTCCTCCGTATCGCCAGGCTTTTTTGGATGTAGCAACGGCACTTATGGATAGAGTAGCTCTGAAAATGATTGCCAATGATGAACTTTCTCTGGAAAATTTGAAAGATGCGTTAGGGGAAAGGGATTTGGATACAAATAAAGTCGAGTTTTTTATCATGGAAGATAATCGACTTTGGATGAGAGATCATGGAGCGACATATTTATTGAATGAGGCTGGGGAGAAAGCGATTGTTGATTTTCAATGGTCGGCTTATGCCTTTTATGATTTTCAATTGGTGAAGCAAAAGGGAAATAAAAAGAAAGCCCAGGAAGAGACCGATAAAGAATTGGCAAAAAAGACAGGAATCATTGACCGTAAGATGGCTGAATCAGCAAATCTTCCCATCATCGATACGGATGTGGTGATGGAGGGGGGATCTATAGAGGTAAATGGAAAGGGGACTTTGATCTTGTGTGAGAAAGTTACCTTTCAACGAAATCCAGGAAAGACTAAAGAAGAATTAGAATCAGCATTCAAAGATGCCCTGGGAGTAAATCATATCATTTGGCTTCCAGAAGGTCTGGCTGATGATCCTCATTTTTTCAGTCAGATTGAAGGCGATTTATATGGATATGGAACAGGCGGACATACGGACGAATTTGTTCGATTCATTGATGATAATACGGTATTTCTGGCTTGGGTAGAAAAGGAGGAAAAAGATGAAAACCCCATCAATCGTATCAATTATGAAAGAATGAGCAAGAATCTGGAAATATTGGAAGCTTCTACAGATCAAGATGGAAACCCCATAAAGGTCATCAAAGTAGCTAT includes:
- the mnmG gene encoding tRNA uridine-5-carboxymethylaminomethyl(34) synthesis enzyme MnmG produces the protein MFPEYDVVVVGAGHAGCEAAAAAANMGMRVMLATMNMNTIAQMSCNPAMGGVAKGQLVREIDALGGYSGIVTDKTMIQFRMLNRSKGPAMWSPRAQSDRMRFAEDWRLHLEQIPNVDFWQEMITSLVVKEKRVVGVRTQLGLDIPAKTVVLTNGTFLNGLIHIGERQFGGGRSAERAAVGLTAQLEEIGFESGRMKTGTPPRIDGRSIDWEKTEEQPGDEIPGKFSFTDTEALKEQRPCHITYTNPETHELLKEGFDRSPMFNGRIRGLGPRYCPSIEDKIDRFADRDRHQLFLEPEGWNTIEVYVNGFSSSLPEDVQYKALRSVPGLENARMFRPGYAVEYDFFPPTQLNLSLETQLVENLFFAGQINGTTGYEEAASQGLMAGINAARKVQEEDPLILQRDEAYIGVLIDDLVNKGTKEPYRMFTSRAEFRTLLRQDNADLRLTEIGHKIGLASEERYERMIEKRESVKELRSTIEKTSVSPDELKPYLESIPSSPLKQKVKAIKVLTRPGVKIEGLIAASSDLQEKIQTENSDILEQVEIQVKYEGYIHKEQELAKKMMRLDKITIPDNFDYSKIQSLSSESREKLAAQRPQNLGQASRISGVSPADVSVLMVFMSR
- a CDS encoding class I SAM-dependent methyltransferase, which translates into the protein MSNSLSQSRISYSTCPICESAEISEVLKAKDYTVSKENFSIWHCNNCQARFTQEIPDQNTIGPYYQSEEYISHSNTDKGLINTLYQWVRNYTLVKKRKLISRLSKKSNGNILDIGCGTGEFLGAMKDAGWKVQGLEPDPGAREQAQKNQGISVSPSEDLFNLEDRTYDVITMWHVLEHVHQLHEYFEKIRSLLKPGGLLIIAVPNFKSLDAKVYGEHWAAYDVPRHLYHFSAQSMKELFKFHQIEFQQIKAMPFDAFYVSLLSEKYRHGNVRLVSAGITGLRSFLKSSFQTDSCSSILYVGQKANE
- a CDS encoding pyridoxal phosphate-dependent aminotransferase, encoding MSVSRLTHISKIGVEQMGDLADSLSDPEVLRLENLDTDIRPPASALAYSKEAIMDDDANSYLPFFGLDSIRKSAARLVSETSGNSYNWKTECLISAGGLSGILNVLLATLETSDRVLMTDPTYVGLINRVRLAGGVPVFVSLIANEEGWRLNTAELEEISTENIRAALIMSPSMPSGAVLKLGEWKAITDFVKKADCWLIYDSAMERILFDDLSVIHPASFEGMREKTITVGAASKEYRMIGWRVGWIVGPEEIMADVARVSISNVVCQTGIAMGAVAVAMEDEQDGIQEMNEELQKRRDLILEELKDFRLIKPQGGWSLFLDVSVLGMESTEASKRLLEIGKIAATPMINWGSERANKYVRFVFSNESLDRLEGIGERVKRALL
- a CDS encoding VOC family protein, producing the protein MNENYSLPAQTRIGHVHLKVADLDRSMDFYCGLLGFELMAKYGTQAAFISAGGYHHHIGLNTWFSKDAPPNPKKSVGLFHTAILYPTRKDLAEIFLRLNEHKYPFSGASDHGVSEALYLDDPDGNGVELYWDKPKDQWPLNSDGSIQMYTKALNLQSLLSELKI
- a CDS encoding metallophosphoesterase encodes the protein MNRRNFLQKTAITTTCLSLANLSWIGEEEKIRFGIVADAHQDLMPDVEQRMELFIESSSNANSDFILQLGDFCHPIEKNRNFMKIWRSYEKPSYHVLGNHDMDLASKAKTLDFWEMPARYYSFEQGAFHFIVLDGNLINQDGKYSDYDTANFYIDSGLRTWMDPEQLEWLKDDLRKTDKPTIVFSHQSLVNDLWGIKNRSIVQQIFEEENERFGKQKVLACFNGHNHIDYLRKLNGIYYIDINSLSYQWLGQKYLCKTRYSQEVYDAYPLMDRMAPYQDPIFGLIEIDAENIRIKGRMGKYIGPSPQSLGLDDEIYGFPFTPHLSSRELKRK
- a CDS encoding YfcE family phosphodiesterase; this encodes MKIGIFTDIHANLPALEKSLQFFEKEGCDQIIHIGDMIGIGPYPKECLELAFTYPNLECVMGNHDYYFAHGLPDKNWMSEEEIAHQNWTHDQLKDELKEEVAKWPFQIDIQLKDDYKISFLHYALKENGWDFKSIAKDPDEKSMDEVFAEVDANLILFGHHHIYHYFKTQKEYFNPGSAGCWNKPIARLAILQLKEGELDLKRVFSPYKDGDLMKAFDDRKVPSRDFIRKVFINR
- a CDS encoding agmatine deiminase family protein, producing the protein MKNRDYFMPAEYEEHEAVWLGWQEFPPYRQAFLDVATALMDRVALKMIANDELSLENLKDALGERDLDTNKVEFFIMEDNRLWMRDHGATYLLNEAGEKAIVDFQWSAYAFYDFQLVKQKGNKKKAQEETDKELAKKTGIIDRKMAESANLPIIDTDVVMEGGSIEVNGKGTLILCEKVTFQRNPGKTKEELESAFKDALGVNHIIWLPEGLADDPHFFSQIEGDLYGYGTGGHTDEFVRFIDDNTVFLAWVEKEEKDENPINRINYERMSKNLEILEASTDQDGNPIKVIKVAIPDLSFQEVEVVEKMEGEYDLNIPLEMIGKSDKELQLGDKLKRVPASSYLNYLVTNGVVLLPTYLSETTSAEKEAKVKSQFQKAFPDRDIIFLNAMKLNYFGGGIHCITQQEPKSKK